TATATAAATCAAAAAGACGGCACGTTTAAGGAAGACGTTTCAAATCATTTTGGTCACATTAGCCATTTCTCAATGGGTAATGATGTGGCCGATATCAATAACGACGGTTTGCTGGATGTGATAACCGTTGATATGCTTCCGGAAAATGTAAAAAGAAGAAAGCTCATGTCTGGTGCACACTCTCACGATATATTTCAAATTGCTTTACAATTTGGATACGGGCACCAACACATGCGCAACATGTTGCAGCGTAATAATGGCAACGGAACCTTTAGTGAAATAGGCCAACTCTCTGGCATCGATAAAACCGATTGGAGTTGGGCGCCGTTAATAGCCGATTTTGATAATGATGGCTTGAACGATATATACATAACAAATGGTTTTGGTAAGGATATTACCGATATGGATTTTGTAAAGTTTAGGCAAAGCAAAGCCTCGGCGTTTAAAGACGTCGATGAACTTAAAAAATCTGTTATTGATTGTCTTTACACCAGGCCTACAATAAAAGTTGCTAATTACGCATACAAAAATAATGGGGATTCAACCTTTGAAAAAGTAACCCAAGACTGGGGCTTTGATGAAGAATCAATATCTAACGGAGCGGTATATGCAGATTTCGATGCCGATGGCGATCTTGATTTGATGGTCAGTAATATCAATCAAAATGCGTTCGTTTATAAAAATAGGCTTCGTGAAACCGATACTGCGAATTCAAACTATTTAAAGGTTAAGTTCAAAGGGAGTGCAAATAATAAAAAAGGGATTGGAGCAAAAGCAACGGTCCACGTTGCATCCCATAAAAAAATAAGGTATAACCAGCCGGTAAGGGGCTTTCAAAGTTCGGTGGAAACTACGCTTCATTTTGGTTTAAAAAATCTGGAAAATATTGATAGTTTAGTGGTAGAATGGCCTGGAGGAAAAACCAACACGCTTTTTAATTTAAGCACTAATCAGGTAGTTACTGTGGATTACAATATGGCGGAGCAGGTAGAAAAATCCGGGTCAATTGAAAAACCAAAATATTTCGAAATAGACTCATTATTCAACCACGTTCACCAAGACAAAAGTTATAACGATTTTGCCTCGCAATCATTGCTCATGCAAAAGTATTCTAACCAAGGGCCGGGAATGGCAGTAGCAGACCTAAATGGTGACGGTTTGGACGATATTTTTATTGGAGGGGCTTATGGTCATAATTCAACGATACATTATCAAGAAAAAAATGGGGGATTTAAAAAAGTTGAGATAAAAGATACCGAATTGTATGAAGACCAAGGCGCTGTGATTTTTGATGCCAATGGCGATGGGCTTAACGATATTTATGTTGCCAGTGGAGGGTCTGAACGTTATGAAGGCCATGAGGCTTATCAGGACAGAATGTATTACAACAAAAATGGAGAGCTACAAATCGGGGAGTTACCTGAAATGTTAACAAGTACATCGGCTGTTTCAGCTGCCGATTTTGATGGTGACGGCGATATCGATGTATTTGTTGGTGGACGCATGGTGCCCGGAAAGTATCCTATTGCTCCCAAAAGCTATATACTAGAAAACAATTCTGGTAAGTTTAAAATAGCCAATAGTACGGTTTGTAAGGATTTAAATGAAGTGGGCATGGTGACATCGGCCGTATGGACCGATTTTGATAATGACAAAAATTTAGATTTAGTGTTAGTTGGGGAGTTTATGCCAATAACGCTGTTAAAAGGAAATGGTAAAGAACTTGTAAACATAACGTCAAGTTCCAACTTACAGAATAGCTCTGGGCTTTGGAACAGTATCCAACCTGGAGATTTTGATAACGACGGCGATATTGATTTTGTTGCCGGAAACCTGGGTTTGAATTCTAATTTAAAAGTGATAGACAATCAGCCCATAAGGCTAGATTATGCCGATTTTGATGATAATGGAGCTGTGGACCCTATATTTTCAAAATTTGAAGAGGGGCAATATTATCCAATGGCTTCACTGGACCAGTTGATAAAACAACTGCCAAAAGTAAAGAAAAAGTTTTTGTACTATAACACGTTCGCAAAGTCTTCCACCGAAGATGTTTTAAGTTTATTTAACACATCAGAGCAAAAAACATTAAAGGCTTTTGAGTTGAGGACCTGTTATATTGAGAATTTGGGAAACAACAAGTTTAAGCTTAGTCCGCTTCCACTGGAAACCCAAGTAGCGCCCATAAATGGTATTTTGGCAGAAGACATCAATCACGATGGGTTTTTAGACCTAGTTTTGGTAGGTAATAATTACGCTACCGAAGTTGGGGCCGGCAGATATGATGCCTCGATAGGACATGTTTTAAAAAACCAGGGAGATGGTACTTTTAAAGTGTTAAATAATAGCGATACAGGCTTTACGGTTTTAGGAGATTCAAAAAGTATAGTAAGAATAAATACCCCAAAAACATCTCTGGTATTAGTGGGTAAAAATAATGGGGAAGTAGCTTCAAGGGCCATTAGTAACCAAAGCCAAACAACAGTAAAACCCAAAGCCAACGAGCTTTTTGCTGAAATTCAATTTAAAGATGGTACTAAGAGAAAACTATTGTTTAACTTAGGAGGGGGGTATTTATCGCAATCATCCAACAGTTTTGGCGTTATTCCATCAATGAAAACCATCACTTTTTATGGTAATATGGGTAAGGAGACACGTAAATTAAATTTCGATTAATTCCGCAGAGCTTTTATTTTGAATTAAAGAGGATTTCTATCACGGCGTTAACACCAATTAATTTTAAAAACAGTCATGTTATATAATAAACCTACATTTAATGTCATTTACTTAAAACGTGTTTTTTTAATATGTTCATGTTCTTTTTTGATATGTTCAATTTCTGGCTGTAAAGAAGATACGAGATATCAGGAGGCCTTGGATAATCCAGATTTGTTTAGGAAGGCTGTTAAAGAATTAACCGATGTTATTGTTTACGATATATTTTCACCTCCGGTGGCATCTAGGGTTTACATGTACCCCAGTTTAGCGTCTTATGCCGTTATTCAAAAAAAATACCCTGAAAAATATAACAGTTTAGTGGGGCAGGTAAAAGATTTTAAAGAGGTGCCAGAGCCATCAAACAAGAATATTAACTTTCATTTGGCATCTGTACATGCATTTCTTACTGTTGGTAAGGCACTTGTTTTTTCCGAAGACAAACTAACCGAGTTTCAAGAAAGTTGTTACGATAGTTTAACCCAAACTGGACTTCCTAAAAGAGTATTGGATGCGTCACTTGAATACGGAAATCAAGTGGCTCAACATATATTACAGTGGGCGGACAACGATTTTTATAAGCAAACCCGTACTTATCCGCAATACATAGTTCGCAAGGAACCACAATATTGGAAACCTACACCGCCCGATTATATGCAGGGTATAGAACCACATTGGAATAAAATTAGAACTTTGGTGTTGCAGTCAGCAAACCAATTTGAACCCACCCCACCCATAGAGTTTGATTTAACTGAAGGAAGCCCTTTCTTAAAGCAACTACTTGAAGTTTATAAGGTTGGTGGTAAATTGAACACAAAAGGTGCAGATATAGCAAAGTTTTGGGACTGTAATCCATATGTTTCGCACCACCAAGGTCATGCTATGTTTGCTACAAAAAAAATAACACCTGGCGGTCATTGGATTGGTATAACATCGCTTGCCACGGTCATAGACAAATCTAGTTTTGATGAAACTGTTAATGCTTTTGCCAACGTATCAGTAGCCCTTTTTGATGGATTTATAAGCTGTTGGGATGCTAAATGGAACACCTTGGTAGTGCGTCCAGAAACAGTAATTAATAAGTCAATAGACGAAAATTGGGAGCCCTTTTTGCAAACCCCCCCCTTTCCTGAATATACAAGTGGTCATTCTGTAATTTCTGGGTCTGCTGCAATTGTTTTAACACATTTGTTTGGGGATAATTTTAGATTTAAAGATACTACTGAAATGGAGTATGGTTTACCCGCTAGGTCATTTACCTCTTTTATACAGGCGTCAGAAGAAGCAGCTTTGTCTAGATTATATGGGGGAATACATTATGAAATGGCAATTAATGAAGGTTTAAATCAAGGAAAGTCGATAGGTAACTATATTGTAGATAACCTTAAGACTTTAAAGGGTGTGGAGGATTAGTGCTTTTCTAAGGTTTTCTTAATATCTAAAATGTCAATTTGTTAATTTTTTTGCTTTTTGATTATAAAAGTGATTGCAAACATTATATTTTATGATTAATTTAATAAAATTCACCAATGTGTTTTTGGAAATCTTAAAACTTTTTAATTAATTTGTAAGTGTGTAAATTACACTTATATTTTTTATTCAGTATACTCATTCAACTAAAATTAAATAATACAAATAAGTCTATGGTTATGTTTAAAGTTAAATTAGCTCTTTGGAAATGTGTCGCACTATTTTTCATCATAAATTCCATTATTTATGCACAAGATACTACGGCGATAATCGTGAGTCAAGACGAGTCTGCACCTACCATAAGCAAACACATCTACGGTCATTTTGCGGAACATTTGGGGCGTAGTATATACGACGGGTTTTATGTGGGAGAGGACAGTGACATACCAAACACCAATGGAGTGAGGAACGATATTATAGAGGCTTTAAAAGGTTTGAGAATCCCCAATTTGCGTTGGCCGGGAGGTTGTTTTGCCGACGAGTACCACTGGAAAGATGGCGTGGGGCCGAAAGCAGATAGGCCTAATATTTTAAATACAAATTGGGGTATGGTAGAAGAAGATAACAGCTTCGGGACCCATGAATTTTTAGAATTGTGTGAGTTGCTCGAAACAGAGCCCTATTTAGCAGGAAATGTAGGAAGCGGCACGGTGGAAGAGCTAAACGATTGGGTTGAGTACTGTAATTATGACGGAAACACAGCTATGGCCAATTGGAGAAAAGCCAACGGACAGGAAGAACCTTGGAAAGTAAAATATTGGGGTATTGGAAACGAAAGCTGGGGTTGCGGAGGCAATATGACGCCGGAATATTTTGCAAACCTTTACAGACAATATGCAACCTACGCAAGAAACTACTCGGGAGTAAACATAAAAAAGATTGCATCTGGAGCCGATTCAGACAATTATCATTGGACGGAAGTGATGATGCGCGATGTGCCACATAACATGATGTGGGGGCTTTCGGTACATTATTATACAAGAACGGGTTGGCCACCAACAGGTTCTGCAACAAAATTTGACGAGTCTGATTATTTCCTTTTCATGAAACACTGTTTAAGAACCAATGAAATTTTAGATACCCATATTTCCATTATGGATAAGTACGACCCTAAAAAGCGAGTAGCCTTGGTGGTTGACGAATGGGGAAGTTGGTACGCCGTAGAAGAAGGTACCAATCCTGGATTTGCTTACCAGCAAAATTCCATGCGTGATGCCATGATTGCTGGTTTATCATTAAATATGTTTCATGATAGAGCTGATAGAATAAAAATGGCCAATTTAGCTCAAACGGTTAATGTGCTTCAGGCGGCGATTTTAACCAAAGACGATAAAATGCTACTTACTCCTACATATCATGTTATGAAAATGTATGCGGTGCACCAAGATTCCAAGCTATTGCCGTTGTCTTTTAAGTCGCCAAATTATACTTATAAAGGCGAAACGCTGCCTGCCATTTCAGCTTCGGCATCAAGAGATAAAAACGGAATGGTTCATGTTTCTCTGGTAAATATAGATTCACAGCAGGAAAATAAAATTGAATTGGATTTAAGTAAGTTGAAAATTAAGGAAATTACTGGAGAAATTTTGACTTCCGATAAATTGCAAGACCACAATACTTTCGACAACCCCAAAAAAGTTGTTCCTGTGAAATTTAAGGATTACAAGCTTAAAAAAGGTATACTAAGGCTTACACTGCCTCCTTTCTCGGTGGTGGTATTGGAAGGAAAATAAAAAACTTTATGCTATGAAAAGGATTAATATAATTTGGAATTTTAAATGTTTAGCGTTTTTGCTTGTTATGTTCGTATTGTTTGATGGGTGTTCTAAAGATAGCCCAATAAACGAAGAACAAGAGCAAGAGCAGGAAGAAGAACAAGAAGAGGAGGAAGAGGAAGAACCAACCTCAAAAATTTATACAGTAGATAATATTGAAGACACCTACTACGATGTAGCTGGGGTTGAAAATATTAGGGACTGGGGACCTTACAATGTACACGATCCCTCAGTAATTAAGGTAGGAGATACCTATTATTGTTATAACACCGATGTCTCATTTGGATCGGCTGTTCGTCCAGGGATTCAAATCAGAAAATCAAAAAACTTAATTAATTGGCAATGGGTTGGTTGGGCATTTAATACCTTGCCTTCAAAAGGAGCCAATTTTATCCGAAGTAAAGGTGCAGAACCTTTTAATTCACTATGGGCACCTTACGTTATGAAAGTTGGAGATGAGTATCGATTGTATTATTCGTTATCATCAGAAGTAGGAAGACTAAGTGTTATCGGATTGGCAACTTCATCAAGCCCCGAAGGGCCATGGTTGGAAAAAGATTTGGTAGTAACTTCTGAAGCTGATGGAAGTAGGCAAACCAATGCCATCGATCCGGCTGTTGTGGTAACGCCTTCTGGTGAACATTGGTTCTATTATGGCTCTGCCTGGGACGGTATTTATAAATTGAAATTAAATCCTTCAACAGGTCTGCCATTGGTTAACGGAACTAAGGGAACTCGTATTGCACAGCGTGGCTTCACTGGAGGTTCCATTAATGGAAATATTGAAGGCCCCGAGGTTATTTACAATGCCGAGCAAGGTAAATATTATATGTTTATTTCATATGATTGGCTTCAAACAAAATATAATGTTAGGGTAGGTCGTGGTGACACACCTGACGGACCTTTTTACGATTACAATGGTATAAATATCAACACCGAGGTGGATAATGTACCTATGATATTGGCACCTTATAAATTCAATGGCCATTCTGGATGGCAAGGGGTTTCACATCCAGCTGTTTTTAATGATGGTAATGGTCAATACTATATGGCACATCAAGGCAGACCTGGAATAAATAGTTTTTTCATGATTTTACACGTTCGTAAAATACATTGGACGGAAGATGGTTGGCCTATTGTTTCGCCAGAGCGTTACGCAGCTGTTGGCCAAGCAGCTATTTCTGAAGCAGATCTAGCTGGAACCTACGAGCAAATCATTTTAGGTTACCGTGTAGTTCCAGGCTATGCTGAAGAACAAATATCGGCCGATTTTCAAACATCAATTAGTTTAGAATTGGCTGCAGATGGTTCGATAAATGGTGATTCCAACAATTCTTGGACATATAGTGCACCGTGGTTAACCTTATCTTGGGCTAACGGATTTACGGATAAATTATATGTTGAGCGCGGTAGAGATTGGGAAAACAAAGTAGCTTCTACCATTTTGTTGTCTGGTTTAAATAATGATGGAACGGCTATTTGGGGTAAAAAAGTAAATTAATTCAAATTTATTATGAAAAAATTATTGGCTTTGCTAACCACTTCTATACTTTGTTTTGCTTGTGGATCTACAAAAAGAAACGATTCTTCAAAAATTGAAAATTTAAACTTTAATAATCCTATCATTACAGATAAATATACTGCCGACGCTGCAGCAATTGTACATAACGATAAAGTTTACTTGTATGCAGGACACGACCAAGCACCCAACGATGTTAATGCATACAGAATGCATGAATGGTTGGTGTATTCTTCACCCGACATGGTTAATTGGACAGAACATCCCGTACCGTTAAAACCCACAGATTTTAAGTGGGCGTCTGGGAGTGCCTGGGCATCAGAAGTGATTGAAAAGAATGGGGAGTTTTATTGGTTTGTAACTGTAGAGCACGGCAGTATTCACGGTAAAGCCATTGGTGTAGCGGTTTCCGATAATCCAACAGGTCCCTTTGTTGATGCTATTGGAAAAGCATTAATAACAAATGATATGACGACCCATACTAAGATAAGTTGGGATGATATTGACCCAACAGTATGGATTGATGACGATGGGCAAGCCTATATATTTTGGGGAAATACCGTTTGCAAATATGCCAAATTAAAAGACAATATGATTGAGCTTGATGGCCCAATTATGACTGTTGATTTGCCAAACTTCACGGAGGCACCATATATTCATAAAAAAGGTGATTGGTACTACTTATCGTATGCCTACCAATTTCCTGAAAAAATAGCTTATGCTATGAGTAAATCAATTAACGGCCCGTGGGAGTTTAAAGGTATCTTAAATGAGGTTGCTGGCAACAGTAATACCAACCATCAGGCGATTATTGAATTTAAAGAAAAAGATTATTTTATTTACCATAATGGAAGTATTCCCACACATGGAGGTAGTTTTAGGCGTTCCGTATGTGTAGATAGGCTTTACTATAATGAAGACGGCACGATGAAACGTGTTATTATGACATCAGAAGGTATTCAAAACTAATATTATGAATCAATTAAAACATTACATTTCGTTATTTGCTGTTTTAGTGACAATCGTTTCTTGTGCCCAAACCGATAAACCAATAACGCACGACCCTGTTGTAGCCAAACAAGGTGATACGTACTATTTATTCTGTACAGGCCCTGGTATTACAAGGTTTACCTCAAAAGATTTAAAAACATGGAAAAAGGGAGCGCCGGTTTTTGCTGAAAGTCCTAAATGGGCTAAAGATGTAGCCCCAGGATTTAACGGGCATATTTGGGCACCCGATATCACTTTTCACAACGGAACCTATTATTTATATTATTCCATTTCGGCTTTTGGTAAAAATACTTCAGCAATAGGTTTGGTAACCAATGCAACTTTAAATCCAGAAGACGAAAACTATAAATGGGAAGACCAAGGTATTGTAATTCAATCGGCTCCAAACAGAGATTTATGGAATGCCATTGACCCCAATTTAATTTTTGATGATGAAGGAACCCCTTGGTTATCATTTGGTTCATTTTGGAGCGGATTAAAAATAGTTAGACTAAATGACGATTTAAAAACTTTGGCACAACCTCAAGAATGGTATCCCATTGCAAGAAGAGAAAGAAGCCCAGATATACCTGATGCTAATGCTGGTGATGCCGCATTAGAAGGTCCTTTTATTTTTAAAAAAGGCGACTATTACTATCAGTTTTTGTCGTGGGATTATTGTTGCCGTGGCGAAAACAGTACTTACAAAGTGGTGGTGGGCCGTTCAAAATCGGTAACAGGGCCGTATGTAGATAAAGAAGGAAAGCTTCTTAACCATGGAGGCGGAAGTTTGGTTATTGAAGGCGATGAAAACTGGCATGGCGTTGGGCACAATAGTGTGTATAGCTTCGATGGGAAAGATTATTATTTCAGCCATGGCTACGATGCTAAAGATGATGGTGTTCCAAAATTGATTGTTAAGGAAATAAACTGGGAAAACGACTGGCCAAGAGTATCTCCTTTAAAATAAAATAGAAATGGGAAAAATCAGATTGGTGTTGCCCGTGCTGTTTTGTGTCATGCTTACGGCTTGTAAAAGTGATCAACAGCAGTCCGTTACAAAATTAGTCGCAAAAATTGATATTTCTAAAACCAAGGATTCTATTTCCAATCATCTTTATGGTATGTTTATGGAAAATCTTGGTAACGA
This genomic stretch from Flavobacteriaceae bacterium GSB9 harbors:
- a CDS encoding VCBS repeat-containing protein produces the protein MKVKNKILVLLVVVIATGCARENNDNNTLFQRISADFSGINFKNEISTNDSINILNYEYLYNGGGVGVGNFNGDSLPDVIFSGNLVKSKIYINKGKLQFDDITESSGINTEGKWCTGVSVIDINQDGFDDIYLSVGGMGNKSVFPNLLYINNGDATFTESAEDYGLDDSGESIQSIFFDYDLDGDLDMYLLTGGGFEKSAIRIRAILKDGQGRNTDRLYRNDFNEALNHPVYKDVSKEAGISIEGFGLGVSVFDANNDSWPDLYVSNDYLSHDFLYINQKDGTFKEDVSNHFGHISHFSMGNDVADINNDGLLDVITVDMLPENVKRRKLMSGAHSHDIFQIALQFGYGHQHMRNMLQRNNGNGTFSEIGQLSGIDKTDWSWAPLIADFDNDGLNDIYITNGFGKDITDMDFVKFRQSKASAFKDVDELKKSVIDCLYTRPTIKVANYAYKNNGDSTFEKVTQDWGFDEESISNGAVYADFDADGDLDLMVSNINQNAFVYKNRLRETDTANSNYLKVKFKGSANNKKGIGAKATVHVASHKKIRYNQPVRGFQSSVETTLHFGLKNLENIDSLVVEWPGGKTNTLFNLSTNQVVTVDYNMAEQVEKSGSIEKPKYFEIDSLFNHVHQDKSYNDFASQSLLMQKYSNQGPGMAVADLNGDGLDDIFIGGAYGHNSTIHYQEKNGGFKKVEIKDTELYEDQGAVIFDANGDGLNDIYVASGGSERYEGHEAYQDRMYYNKNGELQIGELPEMLTSTSAVSAADFDGDGDIDVFVGGRMVPGKYPIAPKSYILENNSGKFKIANSTVCKDLNEVGMVTSAVWTDFDNDKNLDLVLVGEFMPITLLKGNGKELVNITSSSNLQNSSGLWNSIQPGDFDNDGDIDFVAGNLGLNSNLKVIDNQPIRLDYADFDDNGAVDPIFSKFEEGQYYPMASLDQLIKQLPKVKKKFLYYNTFAKSSTEDVLSLFNTSEQKTLKAFELRTCYIENLGNNKFKLSPLPLETQVAPINGILAEDINHDGFLDLVLVGNNYATEVGAGRYDASIGHVLKNQGDGTFKVLNNSDTGFTVLGDSKSIVRINTPKTSLVLVGKNNGEVASRAISNQSQTTVKPKANELFAEIQFKDGTKRKLLFNLGGGYLSQSSNSFGVIPSMKTITFYGNMGKETRKLNFD
- a CDS encoding arabinan endo-1,5-alpha-L-arabinosidase; its protein translation is MNQLKHYISLFAVLVTIVSCAQTDKPITHDPVVAKQGDTYYLFCTGPGITRFTSKDLKTWKKGAPVFAESPKWAKDVAPGFNGHIWAPDITFHNGTYYLYYSISAFGKNTSAIGLVTNATLNPEDENYKWEDQGIVIQSAPNRDLWNAIDPNLIFDDEGTPWLSFGSFWSGLKIVRLNDDLKTLAQPQEWYPIARRERSPDIPDANAGDAALEGPFIFKKGDYYYQFLSWDYCCRGENSTYKVVVGRSKSVTGPYVDKEGKLLNHGGGSLVIEGDENWHGVGHNSVYSFDGKDYYFSHGYDAKDDGVPKLIVKEINWENDWPRVSPLK
- a CDS encoding glycoside hydrolase family 43 protein, with the translated sequence MKKLLALLTTSILCFACGSTKRNDSSKIENLNFNNPIITDKYTADAAAIVHNDKVYLYAGHDQAPNDVNAYRMHEWLVYSSPDMVNWTEHPVPLKPTDFKWASGSAWASEVIEKNGEFYWFVTVEHGSIHGKAIGVAVSDNPTGPFVDAIGKALITNDMTTHTKISWDDIDPTVWIDDDGQAYIFWGNTVCKYAKLKDNMIELDGPIMTVDLPNFTEAPYIHKKGDWYYLSYAYQFPEKIAYAMSKSINGPWEFKGILNEVAGNSNTNHQAIIEFKEKDYFIYHNGSIPTHGGSFRRSVCVDRLYYNEDGTMKRVIMTSEGIQN
- a CDS encoding arabinan endo-1,5-alpha-L-arabinosidase, with translation MKRINIIWNFKCLAFLLVMFVLFDGCSKDSPINEEQEQEQEEEQEEEEEEEPTSKIYTVDNIEDTYYDVAGVENIRDWGPYNVHDPSVIKVGDTYYCYNTDVSFGSAVRPGIQIRKSKNLINWQWVGWAFNTLPSKGANFIRSKGAEPFNSLWAPYVMKVGDEYRLYYSLSSEVGRLSVIGLATSSSPEGPWLEKDLVVTSEADGSRQTNAIDPAVVVTPSGEHWFYYGSAWDGIYKLKLNPSTGLPLVNGTKGTRIAQRGFTGGSINGNIEGPEVIYNAEQGKYYMFISYDWLQTKYNVRVGRGDTPDGPFYDYNGININTEVDNVPMILAPYKFNGHSGWQGVSHPAVFNDGNGQYYMAHQGRPGINSFFMILHVRKIHWTEDGWPIVSPERYAAVGQAAISEADLAGTYEQIILGYRVVPGYAEEQISADFQTSISLELAADGSINGDSNNSWTYSAPWLTLSWANGFTDKLYVERGRDWENKVASTILLSGLNNDGTAIWGKKVN
- a CDS encoding alpha-N-arabinofuranosidase; the protein is MFKVKLALWKCVALFFIINSIIYAQDTTAIIVSQDESAPTISKHIYGHFAEHLGRSIYDGFYVGEDSDIPNTNGVRNDIIEALKGLRIPNLRWPGGCFADEYHWKDGVGPKADRPNILNTNWGMVEEDNSFGTHEFLELCELLETEPYLAGNVGSGTVEELNDWVEYCNYDGNTAMANWRKANGQEEPWKVKYWGIGNESWGCGGNMTPEYFANLYRQYATYARNYSGVNIKKIASGADSDNYHWTEVMMRDVPHNMMWGLSVHYYTRTGWPPTGSATKFDESDYFLFMKHCLRTNEILDTHISIMDKYDPKKRVALVVDEWGSWYAVEEGTNPGFAYQQNSMRDAMIAGLSLNMFHDRADRIKMANLAQTVNVLQAAILTKDDKMLLTPTYHVMKMYAVHQDSKLLPLSFKSPNYTYKGETLPAISASASRDKNGMVHVSLVNIDSQQENKIELDLSKLKIKEITGEILTSDKLQDHNTFDNPKKVVPVKFKDYKLKKGILRLTLPPFSVVVLEGK
- a CDS encoding vanadium-dependent haloperoxidase yields the protein MLYNKPTFNVIYLKRVFLICSCSFLICSISGCKEDTRYQEALDNPDLFRKAVKELTDVIVYDIFSPPVASRVYMYPSLASYAVIQKKYPEKYNSLVGQVKDFKEVPEPSNKNINFHLASVHAFLTVGKALVFSEDKLTEFQESCYDSLTQTGLPKRVLDASLEYGNQVAQHILQWADNDFYKQTRTYPQYIVRKEPQYWKPTPPDYMQGIEPHWNKIRTLVLQSANQFEPTPPIEFDLTEGSPFLKQLLEVYKVGGKLNTKGADIAKFWDCNPYVSHHQGHAMFATKKITPGGHWIGITSLATVIDKSSFDETVNAFANVSVALFDGFISCWDAKWNTLVVRPETVINKSIDENWEPFLQTPPFPEYTSGHSVISGSAAIVLTHLFGDNFRFKDTTEMEYGLPARSFTSFIQASEEAALSRLYGGIHYEMAINEGLNQGKSIGNYIVDNLKTLKGVED